Proteins from one Leptidea sinapis chromosome 44, ilLepSina1.1, whole genome shotgun sequence genomic window:
- the LOC126977231 gene encoding uncharacterized protein LOC126977231, translated as MAILWLLVIAACLTASSCAERGGSLRGALEALQRRQRGRVHAPIVQDYDTLYEFVPPQNYPEPDYPVDVENVEEEPKYIVRLLDESERPVDDYEYKIIRKKNSVLQNSNKKQSTFRERSQISGNDKLRAIFYDKDEQPVEEEKTSGHPENDSEYALLLGQLWTKYNSKDSPNRVDDAPQGVVKLYKEKIVKKRYPDSWGPIAFKRKRSSDIETERPDRPENKPFEANIDSESPNYNTYDLSDDDKDDMREEYAIAFQPLDDDSLSDLADEDDSVYENIEKRFPVSKRSSGGINKNSQKKRFALNNRSNVKSFRTSSGTDPKVIADLAKIFGPSEYDIIKRPVKRSSNYETLNSHEVKPPMTVVNQNSSHEHAHDNESEDSSHEHHGHPPGVTGKEVEHPLQNHENYHQVKSISHNQNEFEKAKVIKKKSIDWSDYFGVDKRFKNAVPKDFNENSLKTLYFDKFNREVMYPSINLNKNNHQKRSNEGIKSFKSKENTEVPLHGEKRNPELNTETKLDNFDKKLKNMEGLMVDEALHYSNVGDKLDSKEEQEMKEKLLSRLAAAYSLEKMRKALKEFKQSLQIQKTPLARQSTSESDSKDKRVAVKKERVTMSNDIQQKLPHKGDTDSEDFEDEQGAGHYINGKLDEQLSEGYMGGSGRHRIPVISTASSSSGACPILAKIVQRCHGVDVLAGDRGQLFLPLCSLHQICYLCGEAPPTTCDLVFLSEADSTCDGDMSCQRAARSALMALRELHDTLADELDGECEANPCLPDTLKLNIGWQRALQR; from the exons ATGGCGATATTGTGGCTGCTGGTGATAGCCGCCTGTCTGACAGCCAGCTCGTGTGCTGAACGTGGTGGGTCACTCCGTGGGGCTCTGGAGGCGCTGCAGCGACGACAACGTGGCAGGGTACACGCGCCTATCGTGCAGGACTACGATACGCTGTACGAATTTGTACCGCCTCAGAACTATCCAG AACCCGATTATCCTGTGGATGTTGAGAATGTAGAAGAAGAACCGAAGTATATTGTGCGATTGCTTGACGAGAGTGAGAGACCGGTTGATGATTACGAATACAAAATTATCAGGAAAAAGAATTCCGTATtgcaaaattcaaataaaaagcAATCTACTTTCCGTGAAAGAAGTCAAATATCGGGCAACGATAAGCTTCGTgcaattttttatgataaagatGAACAGCCAGTTGAAGAAGAAAAAACTTCAGGTCACCCAGAAAATGACAGTGAATATGCTTTGCTATTGGGTCAGTTGTGGACAAAATACAATAGTAAAGACAGCCCTAACCGTGTAGATGATGCTCCTCAAGGTGTAGTGAAATTGTACAAGGAAAAAATTGTTAAGAAAAGGTACCCTGACAGTTGGGGCCCAATAGCGTTTAAAAGGAAACGTAGCTCTGATATAGAAACTGAACGACCAGATAGACCAGAAAATAAACCATTTGAAGCAAACATTGATTCTGAAAGTCCTAATTACAACACATATGATTTATCTGATGATGATAAAGATGACATGAGAGAAGAATATGCAATAGCTTTTCAACCTTTGGATGATGACAGCCTTTCAGATCTTGCAGATGAAGATGATTCAGTTTATGAAAACATAGAAAAACGTTTTCCTGTTTCAAAACGTAGTAGCGgaggtataaataaaaattcgcAAAAAAAGAGATTTGCTTTGAATAATCGTAGTAACGTAAAATCGTTTAGAACCAGCTCCGGTACTGATCCCAAAGTAATTGCGGACCTAGCTAAAATATTTGGACCATCTGAATATGACATTATTAAGAGACCTGTTAAACGAAGTAGTAACTATGAAACATTGAATTCACATGAGGTAAAACCGCCAATGACTGTCGTTAATCAAAACAGCAGTCACGAGCATGCACACGATAATGAATCAGAAGACTCAAGCCATGAACATCATGGTCACCCTCCAGGTGTAACCGGCAAAGAAGTTGAGCATCCACTCCAAAATCATGAAAATTATCATCAAGTTAAGTCCATTTCACATAATcaaaatgaatttgaaaaagCTAAAGTAATTAAGAAGAAATCAATTGACTGGTCCGACTACTTTGGTGTCGACAAAAGATTTAAAAACGCTGTACCAAAAGACTTTAATGAAAATAGCCTAAAAACATTGTACTTTGATAAATTTAACAGGGAAGTTATGTATCCctctattaatttaaataaaaataatcatcaaaagaGGAGTAATGAGGGAATcaaatcctttaaaagtaaagaaaatacTGAAGTTCCACTTCATGGTGAAAAAAGGAACCCTGAACTAAATACAGAAACCAAATTAGACAATTTCGATAAAAAGCTAAAGAACATGGAGGGACTGATGGTTGACGAAGCATTACATTACTCCAACGTTGGTGACAAATTAGATTCTAAAGAGGAACAAGAAATGAAGGAAAAGTTATTATCGCGGCTTGCTGCAGCTTATAGCTTAGAAAAGATGCGAAAAGCATTAAAAGAATTTAAGCAAAGCTTGCAAATTCAAAAGACACCACTAGCAAGACAATCGACATCTGAATCAGATTCAAAAGATAAAAGGGTCGCTGTGAAAAAGGAAAGGGTAACTATGTCTAATGATATACAACAGAAGCTTCCACATAAAGGTGACACAGATAGCGAAGACTTTGAAGATGAACAAGGAGCTGGTCATTATATAAACGGTAAACTTGATGAACAGCTCTCTGAAGGATACATGGGTGGCAGTGGACGTCATCGAATTCCAGTCATATCAACCG CATCAAGCTCTTCGGGTGCTTGCCCAATCCTTGCAAAAATAGTGCAGCGATGTCATGGAGTTGACGTACTAGCCGGTGATCGTGGGCAATTGTTCCTGCCCCTCTGCAGTTTGCATCAAATTTGTTACCTTTGT GGAGAAGCCCCACCAACGACATGCGATTTAGTATTCCTCTCTGAAGCGGACTCTACATGCGACGGTGATATGAGCTGTCAGCGTGCTGCCCGCTCCGCTCTCATGGCGCTCAGAGAACTCCACGACACCCTGGCTGATGAACTAGACGGGGAATGTGAAGCTAACCCTTGCCTCCCTGACACACTCAAACTCAACATCGGCTGGCAAAGAGCCCTGCAACGATAA